Within the Opitutaceae bacterium TAV5 genome, the region TTCGTCCGGCGTGTAGTGGAAAACCGAATCGTGGTCCCCCCGCTCCGACGCATGCACGACGACCAGGCCGGGCGCCTCCGGATCGCGCCACACCGTCGGCAACGCCGCCATCTCGCGCATCTGCTGCGCGGAAAGCTCCGCCCGCGCGAAGTGCAGCGGACCAAACTGCGGTTTTGCCCACTCCGGCGCCGCGCGCTCCGTGCCGAAATCGAAAACGTAGCGTTCATGGTTTCCTCGCAACACCGGGCAACCCAGACCCCGGACGCGCTCCCAGCAGGCGGCCGAATCCGGACCGCCATCGACGACGTCGCCCGCCACCACCAGCCGGTCGGGATGCAGCCGCGAGATTTCCGCCAGCGCGGCCTCGAGGGCCGCAAGGTTCCCGTGAATATCCGCAATGACGACGACTCGCATGCCCTCAATCAGCGGCCTCCTCCCGCATTACGGAAGGCAAAAATACGCCGGTGCCACGGCAGCAACGCTGCCACTCCTGTATCCGTCCTGCGCCCGCACGCCCTCTCAGGGCATGCCCGAATGCTCGCCCGGCTTCTGCCGGTGACCGGACGCCGCAGGGCGGGCCGGCTCGTACCTGCGCTCCGTTTGCGATTCGCCTCCCGGAGCAGCCAGGTGAGGAACCGCCGATTCGGCATAATCATGCAGCCACAGAAAATCCCCGCCATAACGGTGCGAGCCCCATGCAATCAGGACTCCCCCCAGAAGCGCCACGCACCAGGCCTTGCGCAAACGGGGCAGCCGGAAAAACGATGTGGTAGACCCTTTCGCTGCCCGTGATGCCATGGAAGATTTTTTACCGGAAAACATAGCCGTTTTCACAGGGACGAGCTTTTCGTTCCCCGCGTTACAACGCAACGATCAAAATCATGTTTGTGCGCCCGGTTTTTCATAAATGTTCATCAGTATCGGTACAAATCCATCACGGGAAAAGTCCCACCGACTGCCAGCCCCTGCCATTCGCGGAGCGCTCATAGCGGGTGCGATCGTGCATGCGGAAGGGTTTTTCCGTCCACAATTCGATCATCGCCGGGACGAGCCGGAAGCCCGACCAGTGCGGCGGACGCGGCACCCGGCCGCGCGGATACTTGATCATTGTCGCCGCCACGGCCCGCTCCAGCTCCGCCGGCGTTTTTAACGGCTGCGACTGGCGCGACGCCCACGCTCCGATCCGGCTCAGGTAGGGCCGCGACGCGAAATACGCATCCGCCTCGCTCGCCGCAATCGGCTCCACCACGCCCTCGATCCGCACCTGGCGCCCCGGAGGATTCCAGTAAAAACACAACGCCGCATGCGGATTGGCCCTGAGCGCGCACACCTTCGGGCTCTCCAGATTGGTGTAGAAAACAAACCCGCTCTCGCTGGCCTCTTTCAGCAACACCATCCGCACCGATGGCTTGCCGTCGGGATCGACCGTCGCCAGGGCCATCGCATTGGGCTCATGCACGCCGCGACGCGCCGCGTCGTCCAGCCAGTCGTGAAATGTATCCAGAGGATTCTTCATATTAGAGGATATTCTGGAGCTTATTCCAAATCGCTGCTCCGCATGCGTTGCCAATATCTGCGCAGTGACACGCCGAACCGCAAAATCTGCATGATGCTTGCGAATACCGACGCGAGAATCCGCGGGCCGTTCCGGTTGTCCTTTTCCGGTCTCCGCTTCCGCATTGGACATTCCTTCCCGCCGATGCTCACGTTGCATCCGTCACACACCGTACAATCCACCCGCCACCTACGCCTCCATGCGCATCGGCATTGCCCAGCTCAACACCACGGTCGGCGATCTCGCCGGCAACCGCCGCAAGATCCTCGACACCTACGCCACTCTCGTCGAGCAGGGGGCGGAACTCGTCGTCTATCCCGAACTCGTGGTCTGCGGCTATCCTCCCCGCGACCTGCTTTTCAAAAGCCGCTTCGTCCCCGACACCGGGGAAAGTCTGGCCGCCATCGCCGCCGCCATCCGCGAGGTGCCCGCCCTCATCGGCACCGTCACCCGCAACCCTGCGCCCCATGGCCGGCCCTTCCTCAACGCCGCCGCCTTCTGCCAGCACGGAAAAATCCTCCACACCGCCCACAAGTGCCTGCTCCCCACCTACGACGTCTTTGACGAAGACCGTTATTTCGAACCCGCCACCGCGCCGCTCGTCATCGACCACGCCGGCCACCGCATCGGCGTCACCATCTGCGAAGACATCTGGACGCACCCCGCGCTGCGCACCCGTCCGCTCTACCGGATCGACCCGGTGATGCTCCTTTCGTCCCAAAAACCCGACCTCATGCTCAACCTCTCCGCCAGCCCCTGGCAGCAGGAGAAGGCGAGCACGCGCGAGCAACTCGTCGCCAACACCGCCCGCGCCCTCCGCGCCCCGGTCGTCTATTGCAATGCCATCGGCGGGAACGACGAACTCGTTTTCGACGGCCGCAGCCTCGCCGTCGATGCCGGCGGCAACCTCCTTGCCACGCTCTCCGCCTTTCGCGAGGAGCTGCGCGTGGTCGAAATCCCGAAAGCAGGCGGGGCCGCTCCGCGCCTCCCCGCGGCAGCGGCAGCCTCCGCCGGAACCCGCCCTCCGGCTCCAGTCACGTCCGCCGCCCGCGAGCGGCCGGAACCCGCCCCGCCCCTCCCTCCCCCTCCTCCCCCGCATTCCGGCGAAGAGCTTGCCGACATCCACGACGCCCTGGTGCTCGGCCTGCGCGATTACGCCGGCAAGAGCGGTTTCCGGCGCGCCCTCATTGCCCTGTCCGGCGGCATCGACTCGGCGCTCGTGGCGGTGCTCGCCGTCGAGGCGTTCGGGGTGGACAATGTCACGGGCATCGCGCTCCCCTCCGCGATTTCCTCGCAACATTCCCGTGACGATGCCGCGGCGCTCGCCCGCAATCTCGGCATCCGTTTCGAGTCGCTCTCCATTGCCGGGCCCGTGGCCGCCACCGAAGCCGCGCTCGCTCCGGTGTTCGCCGGATTGCCGCGCGACGTGGCCGAGGAAAACATCCAGGCGCGCCTCCGCGGCGTCCTCATGATGGCGCTCTCCAACAAGCTCGGCGCGCTCCTCCTCACCACCGGCAACAAGAGCGAGATCGCGGTCGGCTACTGCACACTTTACGGCGACATGTGCGGCGGCCTCGCCGTGATCAGCGACGTTTTCAAGACGCAGGTCTATGCCCTTTGCCGGTGGATCAACCGCGACCGCGAGATCATCCCGCCCAACACGATCAGCAAGCCGCCCAGCGCCGAGCTCCGCCCCGGCCAGGTTGATCAGGACAGCCTCCCGCCGTACGACATCCTCGACGCCATCCTTCACGGTTATGTGGAGGAAGGCCTGTCGCGCGCCGAACTGGTCGCGCGCGGTTTCGATGCCGCCGTGGTCAACGACGTGGTCCGCAAGGTCGATCTCAACGAATACAAGCGCAAGCAGGCCGCCCCCGGCCTGAAGATCACCCCGCTCGCCTTCGGCGTCGGCCGCCGCATCCCCCTCGTCCAGAAATACGTGAGCTGAGGATTTTCAAATCCGGTAAAAACCACTAATGCACACTGATGGACACTAATAGCCGAACAACGGAACTGTATCAGGAAGAAGGTTACAACTTCATGGCAGCGTGCTTTGAGGTGCACAACACGATGGGGGCCGGTTTTCTTGAAGAGGTTTATCAGGAAAGCCTCGAGATGGAACTCACCGATCGGGGTATCCCCTTCATTTCCAAACCTCGACTCCAGCTCTACTACAAAAACCGTCCGCTCAAAAAATACTACGAGGCCGACCTGATCATCATTGGAGAAATCCTTGTCGAACTCAAGGCGGTCAAAAAACTCCTTCCCGAACACGACGCCCAGCTCATCAACTACCTGAAAGCCACGCGCAAGCGCGTCGGTTATCTCGTCAACTTTTGTTCCTTTCCGCGCCTCGAATGGAAACGCCTCGTCAACTGATTCTCCAGCCCGCTCATCATTAGTGTCCATAAGTGTCCATTAGTGGTTAAAAAATGCCATCCACCGATCCTGTTTCCACCGACCTCTTCGCCCGGGCGAAAAAGCTCATTCCCGGCGGCGTCAACTCGCCCGTCCGCGCCTTCCGCTCGGTCGGCGGCGCGCCGTTTTTCGTCAAGGCCGCGCGCGGCGCCACGCTCGTCACCGCCGACGATCGCGAACTCGTCGACTTCGTCTGCACCTGGGGGCCCGCCATCCACGGGCACAACCATCCCGTGATCCGCGATGCCATCGCCGCCGCGCTCGGGCACGGCACCTCCTTCGGCACGCCCAACCCGTACGAGGTCGAGATGGCCGAGCTCATCGTCCGCTTTTTCCCCTCCATCGAAAAAGTCCGCATGTGCAACAGCGGCACCGAAGCCACCATGACGGCCATCCGGCTCGCCCGCGGCTTCACCCGGCGCGACAAGATCATCAAGTTCTCCGGCTGCTACCACGGCCATTCCGACTCGCTCCTCATCAAGGCCGGCTCCGGCGCGCTCACCCACGGCAATCCCGACAGCGCCGGCGTCCCCGCCTCCTTTGCCCGGGAAACCGTCGTCCTGCCGTACAACGACCGCGACGCGCTCGAAGCCGCCTTCGCCGCCAATCCGCAACAAATCGCCGGCGTCATCATCGAACCCTTTTGCGGCAACGTCGGCTTTATCATGCCCGACCCCGGCTACCTCGCCTTCCTCCGCAACCTCACCGCCCGCCACGGCGCCGTGCTCATTTTCGACGAGGTCATGACCGGCTTCCGCATCGCCCCCGGCGGCGTGCAGGAACGCGAATCGATCACCCCCGACCTCACCACCTTGGGAAAAATCATCGGCGGGGGCCTTCCTGTCGGCGCCATCGGCGGCCGCGCCGACATCATGGATCACCTCGCGCCCGACGGACCCGTCTACCAGGCCGGCACCCTCAGCGGCAACCCGCTCGCCATGGCGGCCGGCATCGCCTCGCTCCGTCTCCTCCGCGAACTCGATCCCTATGCGGGCCTCGACGCCCTCGGCCGCCGGCTCCGGGGCGCCGTCCTCGCCGCCGCCCGCGCCAAGGGCATCCCCGTGCAGGTGCCGCAATGCGGATCCATGTTCAGTATCTTTTTTACCGATACGCCGGTCCGCGATTACGCCACCGCCCTCAAGGGCGATGCGAAACGCTTCGCGCGCTTTTTTCATGCCTGCCTCGCCGGCGGCGTCTATCTCGCGCCCAGCGCGTACGAAGCCGGTTTCCTCAGCACCGCCCACGAGGGCTCCGCCATCGACCGCGCCTGCGAGGTCCTCTCCGCGGCGATCCGGGAGCTGTGAATTTTCGATTCTTGATTCTCGATTTTCAATTGGGCGCTGCCACGCCGGATTCACAGGCGGAGCGGTAGCTCCATCAATCGAGAATCGAAAATCGAAAATTGCTCGCCCCGCGCTCGCCTCGCGGACGATTTTCCTGTTGCCTGTGCGTCCATGATCCCGTCTCACCCGATTCTTTCCTGCCAAGCAGCGAAGGCATTCGAAGCCGCGTTTTTTGCCGGCGACGAGGAACGCGAGTGGTCCGCCATGCAGCGGGCCGGCATCGCGGTCGCAGAGAGTGCGCGGCGTGATTTTGCCGAAGCCGGTCCGTTTCCCGC harbors:
- a CDS encoding glutamate-1-semialdehyde aminotransferase (converts (S)-4-amino-5-oxopentanoate to 5-aminolevulinate), which translates into the protein MPSTDPVSTDLFARAKKLIPGGVNSPVRAFRSVGGAPFFVKAARGATLVTADDRELVDFVCTWGPAIHGHNHPVIRDAIAAALGHGTSFGTPNPYEVEMAELIVRFFPSIEKVRMCNSGTEATMTAIRLARGFTRRDKIIKFSGCYHGHSDSLLIKAGSGALTHGNPDSAGVPASFARETVVLPYNDRDALEAAFAANPQQIAGVIIEPFCGNVGFIMPDPGYLAFLRNLTARHGAVLIFDEVMTGFRIAPGGVQERESITPDLTTLGKIIGGGLPVGAIGGRADIMDHLAPDGPVYQAGTLSGNPLAMAAGIASLRLLRELDPYAGLDALGRRLRGAVLAAARAKGIPVQVPQCGSMFSIFFTDTPVRDYATALKGDAKRFARFFHACLAGGVYLAPSAYEAGFLSTAHEGSAIDRACEVLSAAIREL
- a CDS encoding NAD synthetase, which translates into the protein MRIGIAQLNTTVGDLAGNRRKILDTYATLVEQGAELVVYPELVVCGYPPRDLLFKSRFVPDTGESLAAIAAAIREVPALIGTVTRNPAPHGRPFLNAAAFCQHGKILHTAHKCLLPTYDVFDEDRYFEPATAPLVIDHAGHRIGVTICEDIWTHPALRTRPLYRIDPVMLLSSQKPDLMLNLSASPWQQEKASTREQLVANTARALRAPVVYCNAIGGNDELVFDGRSLAVDAGGNLLATLSAFREELRVVEIPKAGGAAPRLPAAAAASAGTRPPAPVTSAARERPEPAPPLPPPPPPHSGEELADIHDALVLGLRDYAGKSGFRRALIALSGGIDSALVAVLAVEAFGVDNVTGIALPSAISSQHSRDDAAALARNLGIRFESLSIAGPVAATEAALAPVFAGLPRDVAEENIQARLRGVLMMALSNKLGALLLTTGNKSEIAVGYCTLYGDMCGGLAVISDVFKTQVYALCRWINRDREIIPPNTISKPPSAELRPGQVDQDSLPPYDILDAILHGYVEEGLSRAELVARGFDAAVVNDVVRKVDLNEYKRKQAAPGLKITPLAFGVGRRIPLVQKYVS
- a CDS encoding pyridoxamine 5'-phosphate oxidase, whose translation is MSSNMKNPLDTFHDWLDDAARRGVHEPNAMALATVDPDGKPSVRMVLLKEASESGFVFYTNLESPKVCALRANPHAALCFYWNPPGRQVRIEGVVEPIAASEADAYFASRPYLSRIGAWASRQSQPLKTPAELERAVAATMIKYPRGRVPRPPHWSGFRLVPAMIELWTEKPFRMHDRTRYERSANGRGWQSVGLFP